In a genomic window of Streptomyces katrae:
- a CDS encoding response regulator transcription factor translates to MGVRVMVVDEHRLLAEALASALKLRGHRVLAAAAPAAGAAELVISRAPEVCLLGTATPAEPGVFEPVVRIKRERPQIAVVVLGPVPSPRGIAAAFAAGASGYVRQDERIEGVERALAKARAGEVVISPQLLQSAFAELLNPAAQPDDEGTRLLRLLTPREVEVLVRVAEGEDTRLIAAGMDIAPSTARTHVQRVLMKLGVGSRLEAAALAARTGLLDRAPLPAPRELPRELQGPQDRPQPAAG, encoded by the coding sequence ATGGGCGTACGCGTCATGGTGGTCGACGAGCACCGTCTGCTGGCCGAGGCGCTCGCCTCGGCCCTGAAACTGCGCGGGCACCGGGTGCTCGCGGCGGCCGCGCCGGCGGCCGGAGCCGCCGAACTGGTCATCAGCCGCGCCCCGGAGGTGTGCCTGCTCGGCACCGCCACCCCCGCGGAGCCCGGGGTCTTCGAGCCGGTCGTGCGGATCAAGCGCGAGCGCCCGCAGATCGCCGTCGTCGTCCTCGGCCCGGTGCCGAGCCCGCGCGGGATCGCCGCCGCCTTCGCCGCCGGCGCCTCGGGCTACGTGCGCCAGGACGAGCGCATCGAAGGCGTCGAGCGGGCCCTGGCCAAGGCCCGGGCCGGGGAGGTCGTCATCTCCCCGCAGCTGCTCCAGAGCGCCTTCGCCGAGCTCCTCAACCCCGCCGCGCAGCCCGACGACGAGGGCACCCGGCTGCTGCGGCTGCTGACCCCGCGCGAGGTGGAGGTGCTGGTGCGGGTCGCCGAGGGCGAGGACACCCGGCTGATCGCCGCCGGCATGGACATCGCACCGAGCACGGCACGCACCCACGTCCAGCGGGTCCTGATGAAGCTCGGCGTGGGCTCCCGGCTGGAGGCGGCCGCGCTGGCCGCCCGCACCGGACTGCTCGACCGGGCCCCGCTGCCCGCGCCCCGGGAGCTGCCACGGGAGCTCCAGGGCCCGCAGGACCGGCCGCAGCCCGCCGCGGGCTGA
- a CDS encoding PQQ-binding-like beta-propeller repeat protein — protein MTEPPQPPPNQPPPPSGYGHLPGPPQPGYGYPPPGGNPYAQQPPTVPQPPVQPGGYGFPPPPGGRRKGAVLVAAAAVGVLVLGAGAWFVFGGDDERPKQPVAQGSTPADPKPSASVDKGDGSGNGSGEQTDLNAGRKPGEDKALWLKTVKLQSSGSGGISTRGQWVVGDTIAKTIGNTVVGYGTADGKEKWKIDVRAEICGIAAQATADGKTVVIVKDGAGSNAECNQLKQIDLKAGKEGWTKEVVKESLFGGGASATLSLTGDTVVVNRLGGTSAYRVSTGDKLFSGNVPEGCQPTQYAAGRDKVLGIALCMDADRTVEVQDADPVTGKKSWAYRLPKGWQVNGVYSVFPAVLDIGNRDTKERAVIALTADGKKRSAMAAEGSFAVNCGSSTLDDLQGCGDAAVDGDTLYLMTDTKGGDNNEIVAFDLATGKPKWRRAAGDKRSLSPLKAAGGQLIAYHTGALDQPGEIISIPVAGGTPTTLLRLPSGPAAKIEGSFMFSQRAFQDGRFFLSVTTLMANSTDEKFLMAFGK, from the coding sequence ATGACCGAGCCGCCCCAGCCGCCGCCGAACCAGCCGCCGCCCCCTTCCGGTTACGGCCACCTCCCCGGGCCGCCCCAGCCGGGATACGGATACCCGCCGCCCGGCGGCAACCCGTACGCCCAGCAGCCGCCGACCGTTCCCCAGCCGCCGGTCCAGCCCGGCGGCTACGGCTTCCCGCCGCCGCCCGGCGGCCGCCGCAAGGGCGCGGTCCTCGTCGCGGCGGCCGCCGTGGGCGTCCTCGTCCTGGGCGCCGGCGCCTGGTTCGTCTTCGGCGGCGACGACGAGCGCCCCAAGCAGCCCGTCGCACAGGGCTCTACCCCCGCCGACCCCAAGCCCTCCGCGTCCGTGGACAAGGGCGACGGCAGCGGCAACGGCAGTGGCGAGCAGACCGACCTCAACGCGGGCCGCAAGCCCGGCGAGGACAAGGCGCTCTGGCTCAAGACCGTCAAACTCCAGAGCTCCGGCTCGGGCGGCATCTCCACCCGCGGCCAGTGGGTGGTCGGCGACACCATCGCCAAGACCATCGGCAACACCGTCGTCGGCTACGGCACGGCCGACGGCAAGGAGAAGTGGAAGATCGACGTCCGAGCGGAGATCTGCGGGATCGCCGCCCAGGCCACCGCCGACGGCAAGACCGTCGTCATCGTCAAGGACGGCGCCGGCTCCAATGCCGAGTGCAACCAGCTGAAGCAGATCGACCTCAAGGCCGGCAAGGAGGGGTGGACCAAGGAGGTCGTCAAGGAGAGCCTGTTCGGCGGCGGCGCCAGCGCGACCCTGAGCCTCACCGGCGACACCGTCGTCGTCAACCGGCTCGGCGGCACCAGCGCCTACCGCGTCAGCACCGGCGACAAGCTCTTCTCCGGCAACGTCCCCGAAGGCTGCCAGCCCACCCAGTACGCCGCCGGCCGCGACAAGGTGCTCGGCATCGCCCTGTGCATGGACGCCGACCGCACCGTCGAGGTCCAGGACGCCGACCCGGTCACCGGCAAGAAGAGCTGGGCCTACCGGCTCCCCAAGGGCTGGCAGGTCAACGGCGTCTACTCCGTCTTCCCGGCCGTCCTCGACATCGGCAACCGCGACACCAAGGAACGCGCCGTCATCGCCCTGACCGCCGACGGCAAGAAGCGCTCCGCCATGGCCGCCGAAGGCTCCTTCGCCGTCAACTGCGGCAGCAGCACCCTCGACGACCTCCAGGGCTGCGGCGACGCCGCCGTCGACGGCGACACCCTCTACCTGATGACCGACACCAAGGGCGGCGACAACAACGAGATCGTCGCCTTCGACCTCGCCACCGGAAAGCCCAAGTGGCGCCGGGCCGCCGGCGACAAGCGGAGCCTGAGCCCCCTCAAGGCCGCGGGCGGACAGCTGATCGCCTACCACACCGGCGCCCTCGACCAGCCCGGCGAGATCATCTCGATCCCGGTGGCCGGCGGCACGCCCACGACGCTGCTGCGCCTGCCCTCGGGACCGGCCGCGAAGATCGAAGGCTCCTTCATGTTCTCCCAGAGGGCCTTCCAGGACGGCCGTTTCTTCCTGTCCGTGACCACCCTGATGGCCAACAGCACGGACGAGAAGTTCCTGATGGCATTCGGCAAGTGA
- a CDS encoding ABC-F family ATP-binding cassette domain-containing protein: MAVNLVNVEAVSKVYGTRTLLDGISLGVSEGDRIGVVGRNGDGKTTLIRMLAKLEEPDSGRVTQSGGTRMGVLTQHDSLDPSATIRHEIIGDMADHEWAGNAKVRDVLTGLFGGLDLPGFGQGLDTVIGPLSGGERRRIALAKLLIAEQDLLVLDEPTNHLDVEGISWLAGHLQTRRSALVCVTHDRWFLDQVCTRMWDVQRGSVYEYEGGYSDYVFARAERERIAATEETKRQNLMRKELAWLRRGAPARTSKPRYRIEAANELIADVPEPRDKSELMRFANARLGKTVFDLENVTVQAGPKTLLKHLTWHLGPGDRVGLVGVNGAGKTSLLRALAEAARTQGEVQPASGEITVGKTVRLAYLSQEVGELDPSLRVLEAVQRVRDRVDLGKGREMTAGQLCEQFGFTKEKQWTPVGDLSGGERRRLQILRLLMDEPNVLFLDEPTNDLDIETLTQLEDLLDGWPGSMIVISHDRFFIERTTDTVMALLGDASLRMLPRGLDEYLERRRRMIEAAAPAPAPAAAAKSTSSGDSRAAKKELQKIERQLNKMSDRESNLHAQIAEHSTDYDKVAKLDAELRELISERDELEMRWLELAEEA, encoded by the coding sequence ATGGCCGTCAACCTGGTCAATGTCGAGGCAGTCAGCAAGGTGTACGGCACCCGTACCCTGCTCGACGGCATCTCCCTCGGCGTATCCGAGGGCGACCGGATCGGCGTGGTCGGCCGCAACGGTGACGGCAAGACCACCCTCATCCGGATGCTCGCCAAACTGGAGGAGCCCGACAGCGGCCGGGTCACCCAGAGCGGCGGCACGCGGATGGGCGTCCTCACCCAGCACGACTCCCTCGACCCCTCGGCCACCATCCGCCACGAGATCATCGGCGACATGGCCGACCACGAGTGGGCCGGCAACGCCAAGGTCCGCGACGTGCTCACGGGCCTCTTCGGCGGCCTGGACCTGCCCGGCTTCGGCCAGGGCCTGGACACCGTCATCGGCCCGCTCTCCGGCGGCGAGCGCCGCCGCATCGCCCTCGCCAAGCTGCTCATCGCCGAGCAGGACCTCCTCGTCCTCGACGAGCCCACCAACCACCTCGACGTCGAGGGCATCTCCTGGCTGGCCGGCCACCTCCAGACCCGCCGCAGCGCCCTCGTCTGCGTCACCCACGACCGCTGGTTCCTCGACCAGGTCTGCACCCGCATGTGGGACGTCCAGCGCGGCTCCGTCTACGAGTACGAGGGCGGCTACAGCGACTACGTCTTCGCCCGCGCCGAACGCGAGCGGATCGCCGCCACCGAGGAGACCAAGCGGCAGAACCTGATGCGCAAGGAGCTGGCCTGGCTGCGCCGCGGCGCCCCCGCCCGGACCTCCAAGCCCCGCTACCGCATCGAGGCCGCCAACGAGCTGATCGCCGACGTGCCGGAGCCGCGCGACAAGTCGGAGCTGATGCGCTTCGCCAACGCCCGCCTCGGCAAGACCGTCTTCGACCTGGAGAACGTCACCGTCCAGGCCGGACCCAAGACCCTCCTCAAGCACCTCACCTGGCACCTGGGCCCCGGCGACCGCGTCGGCCTCGTCGGCGTCAACGGCGCGGGCAAGACCTCCCTGCTGCGGGCCCTCGCCGAGGCCGCCCGCACCCAGGGCGAGGTCCAGCCGGCGTCCGGCGAGATCACCGTCGGCAAGACCGTCCGCCTGGCCTACCTCTCCCAGGAGGTCGGCGAGCTCGACCCGTCGCTGCGCGTCCTGGAGGCCGTCCAGCGCGTCCGCGACCGCGTCGACCTCGGCAAGGGCCGGGAGATGACGGCCGGTCAGCTGTGCGAGCAGTTCGGGTTCACCAAGGAGAAGCAGTGGACGCCCGTCGGCGACCTGTCCGGCGGTGAGCGCCGCCGGCTGCAGATCCTGCGCCTGCTGATGGACGAGCCCAACGTCCTCTTCCTCGACGAGCCCACCAACGACCTCGACATCGAGACCCTCACCCAGCTGGAGGACCTCCTCGACGGCTGGCCCGGCTCGATGATCGTGATCTCGCACGACCGGTTCTTCATCGAGCGCACCACCGACACGGTGATGGCCCTGCTCGGCGACGCGAGCCTGCGGATGCTGCCGCGCGGCCTGGACGAGTACCTGGAGCGCCGCCGGCGGATGATCGAGGCGGCCGCCCCCGCGCCCGCCCCGGCGGCCGCGGCCAAGTCGACGTCCTCCGGCGACTCCCGCGCCGCGAAGAAGGAACTCCAGAAGATCGAGCGGCAGCTCAACAAGATGTCCGACCGCGAGTCGAACCTGCACGCCCAGATCGCCGAGCACTCCACCGACTACGACAAGGTCGCCAAGCTCGACGCGGAGCTGCGCGAACTCATCTCCGAGCGGGACGAATTGGAGATGCGCTGGCTGGAACTGGCCGAGGAGGCCTGA
- a CDS encoding 4-(cytidine 5'-diphospho)-2-C-methyl-D-erythritol kinase: MSAAPRGPVAGPVTVRVPAKVNVQLAVGAARPDGFHDLANVFLAVSLYDEVTATATTGDGPTVSCEGPDSDQVPLDRTNLAARAAEILAARAGLTPAVHLHIAKDIPVAGGMAGGSADGAAALLACDALWGLGTPREELLAICAELGSDVPFSLVGGAALGTGRGELLTPVPAGTFHWVFAVAHGGLSTPAVFREFDRLTEGTAVPVPQASAELLAALASGDPDALAAVLPRSNGLQPAALSLRPELAQTLAAGVGAGALAGLVSGSGPTTAFLVRDAGAAVKVAAELEASGTCRATRVTASPAAGATVLA, encoded by the coding sequence GTGAGCGCCGCGCCCCGCGGGCCGGTGGCCGGGCCGGTCACCGTACGGGTTCCCGCGAAGGTCAACGTGCAGCTGGCGGTGGGCGCGGCCCGCCCCGACGGCTTCCACGACCTGGCCAACGTCTTCCTCGCCGTCTCCCTCTACGACGAGGTGACCGCGACCGCCACCACCGGCGACGGGCCCACCGTCAGCTGCGAGGGCCCCGACAGCGACCAGGTGCCGCTGGACCGGACGAACCTCGCGGCGCGGGCCGCCGAGATCCTCGCCGCGAGGGCCGGGCTCACCCCCGCCGTCCACCTGCACATCGCCAAGGACATCCCCGTCGCGGGCGGCATGGCCGGCGGCAGCGCGGACGGCGCGGCGGCGCTGCTGGCGTGCGACGCGCTGTGGGGGCTCGGAACCCCGCGCGAGGAACTCCTCGCCATCTGCGCGGAGCTCGGCAGCGACGTCCCCTTCAGCCTGGTGGGCGGCGCGGCACTGGGCACCGGGCGCGGGGAGCTGCTGACCCCCGTGCCGGCGGGGACGTTCCACTGGGTGTTCGCGGTGGCGCACGGCGGGCTGTCGACGCCGGCGGTGTTCCGCGAGTTCGACCGGCTCACGGAGGGCACGGCCGTACCGGTGCCGCAGGCCTCGGCGGAACTGCTGGCCGCCCTCGCGTCGGGTGACCCGGACGCGCTGGCGGCGGTGCTGCCGCGGTCCAACGGGCTCCAGCCGGCGGCGCTGTCGCTGCGGCCGGAGCTGGCGCAGACGCTGGCGGCGGGGGTGGGGGCCGGGGCCCTGGCCGGGCTGGTGTCGGGGTCGGGGCCGACGACGGCGTTCCTGGTGCGGGACGCCGGGGCCGCGGTGAAGGTCGCGGCAGAGCTGGAGGCCTCCGGTACGTGCCGGGCCACCCGCGTCACCGCCTCGCCGGCGGCGGGGGCCACGGTCCTGGCGTAG
- a CDS encoding response regulator transcription factor, translating into MVRIRVLVVDDHRIFAESLAAALAAEPDVDVSAAGSGPAAQRCLERAAAEGRRFDVLLVDADLGAAAAPTAPGTPAVPGPPGTPGPPGTAAGAGTGAVLPVPGQRAPGAPSPPPADGIALVAGVRTAHPGVRTVVLAERDDARRAALALQAGASGWVAKDCSLSRLLAVIRGVLREETHLAPALLTGVLRELTAARKHRTDSERLVESLTPREHEVLRCMVAGLGRKDVAARLFLSPHTVRTHMQNVLGKLGVHSTLAAVALARRAGVRPAELSGDVVERSGQLA; encoded by the coding sequence GTGGTTCGTATCCGGGTCCTGGTGGTCGACGACCACCGCATCTTCGCCGAATCTCTCGCGGCCGCGCTCGCGGCCGAACCGGACGTGGACGTGTCCGCGGCCGGCAGCGGCCCCGCGGCCCAGCGCTGCCTGGAGCGCGCGGCCGCCGAAGGCCGCCGCTTCGACGTGCTGCTGGTCGACGCCGACCTCGGAGCGGCCGCCGCGCCCACCGCCCCGGGCACACCGGCGGTCCCGGGCCCGCCGGGGACGCCCGGCCCGCCCGGTACGGCCGCCGGGGCCGGTACGGGCGCGGTGCTGCCCGTCCCCGGCCAGCGGGCGCCCGGTGCCCCGTCCCCGCCGCCGGCGGACGGGATCGCGCTGGTCGCCGGGGTGCGCACCGCCCATCCCGGCGTCCGCACGGTGGTCCTGGCCGAGCGGGACGACGCGCGCCGGGCCGCCCTCGCCCTGCAGGCCGGGGCCTCCGGGTGGGTGGCGAAGGACTGCTCGCTGTCGCGGCTGCTCGCCGTGATCCGGGGGGTGCTGCGCGAGGAGACCCACCTGGCGCCCGCACTGCTCACCGGGGTGCTGCGGGAGCTGACGGCCGCCCGCAAGCACCGCACCGACAGCGAACGGCTCGTGGAGTCCCTCACCCCGCGCGAGCACGAGGTGCTGCGCTGCATGGTGGCGGGGCTGGGCCGCAAGGACGTGGCGGCGCGGCTGTTCCTGTCCCCGCACACGGTCCGCACCCACATGCAGAACGTGCTGGGCAAGCTCGGGGTGCACTCCACCCTGGCGGCCGTGGCCCTGGCCCGGCGGGCCGGCGTGCGGCCCGCGGAGCTATCCGGGGATGTTGTCGAACGGAGCGGTCAACTGGCGTAG
- a CDS encoding MarR family winged helix-turn-helix transcriptional regulator, with translation MEDEVDRLVAAWRRERPDLDVEPLEVLSRVSRLARHLDRARRLAFSEHGLEPWEFDVLTSLRRAGAPYQLSPGQLLTQTLVTSGTMTNRIDRLAKKGLVERLPDPSDRRGVLVRLTPEGRDRADQSLAGLLAQERAILAQLSTAERVDLAGLLRQLTAPFDNIPG, from the coding sequence ATGGAGGACGAGGTCGACCGACTGGTCGCGGCATGGCGGCGAGAGCGCCCTGACCTCGACGTGGAACCGCTCGAAGTGCTCAGCCGCGTCAGCCGGCTCGCACGCCACCTCGACCGCGCCCGCAGGCTGGCCTTCTCCGAGCACGGCCTCGAACCGTGGGAGTTCGACGTCCTGACCTCGCTGCGGCGCGCCGGGGCCCCGTACCAGCTCTCCCCCGGGCAACTGCTCACCCAGACACTCGTCACCTCCGGCACCATGACCAACCGCATCGACCGGCTGGCCAAGAAGGGCCTCGTCGAGCGGCTGCCGGACCCCAGCGACCGCCGCGGGGTGCTGGTGCGGCTGACCCCCGAGGGGCGCGACCGCGCCGACCAGTCCCTGGCGGGGCTGCTGGCCCAGGAACGGGCGATCCTGGCCCAGCTCTCCACGGCCGAGCGCGTCGACCTCGCGGGCCTGCTACGCCAGTTGACCGCTCCGTTCGACAACATCCCCGGATAG
- the galE gene encoding UDP-glucose 4-epimerase GalE codes for MSKYLVTGGAGYVGSVVTAHLLEAGHEVTVLDDLSTGFAEGVPAGATLVNGRIQDAARHLDPSYDAVLHFAASSQVGESVVNPGKYWDNNVGGTLALLTAMREAGVRTLVFSSTAATYGEPTEGALTESSATAPTNPYGASKLAVDHMIAGECAAHGLAAVSLRYFNVAGAYKEFGERHDPETHLIPLVLQVALGEREAISVFGEDYPTPDGTCVRDYIHVADLAEAHLAALRVAAGGEHLICNLGNGSGFSVREVIETVRKVTGRDIPEVVAPRRAGDPAVLVASARTAHERLGWTPTRSDLTNIVADAWDFARRQRS; via the coding sequence GTGAGCAAGTACCTGGTCACCGGTGGTGCGGGATACGTCGGCAGTGTCGTGACCGCCCATCTCCTGGAGGCCGGACACGAGGTCACCGTCCTCGACGACCTCTCCACCGGCTTCGCCGAGGGCGTCCCCGCCGGCGCCACCCTCGTCAACGGCCGCATCCAGGACGCCGCCCGCCACCTGGACCCCTCCTACGACGCCGTGCTGCACTTCGCGGCCTCCTCGCAGGTCGGGGAGTCCGTCGTGAACCCCGGCAAGTACTGGGACAACAACGTCGGCGGCACCCTCGCCCTGCTCACCGCCATGCGCGAGGCCGGGGTGCGCACCCTCGTCTTCTCCTCCACCGCCGCCACCTACGGGGAGCCCACCGAGGGCGCGCTCACGGAGAGCTCCGCGACCGCCCCCACCAACCCGTACGGCGCCTCCAAGCTGGCCGTCGACCACATGATCGCGGGGGAGTGCGCGGCGCACGGCCTCGCGGCGGTCTCCCTGCGCTACTTCAACGTGGCAGGCGCCTACAAGGAGTTCGGCGAGCGCCACGACCCCGAGACCCACCTGATCCCGCTCGTCCTCCAGGTCGCCCTCGGGGAGCGCGAGGCCATCTCGGTGTTCGGGGAGGACTACCCGACCCCCGACGGCACCTGCGTGCGCGACTACATCCACGTCGCCGACCTCGCCGAGGCCCACCTCGCGGCGCTGCGGGTCGCGGCCGGGGGCGAGCACCTGATCTGCAACCTCGGAAACGGCAGCGGCTTCTCGGTGCGCGAGGTCATCGAGACGGTCCGCAAGGTCACCGGCCGCGACATCCCCGAGGTGGTCGCCCCCCGCCGGGCCGGCGACCCCGCGGTCCTGGTCGCCTCCGCGCGCACGGCGCACGAACGCCTCGGCTGGACCCCGACCCGCTCGGACCTCACGAACATCGTGGCGGACGCCTGGGACTTCGCCCGCAGACAGCGTTCCTGA
- a CDS encoding acyltransferase family protein, giving the protein MTASARELADATPASRDRYVDLLRVASLGTVVLGHWLMAAVSSAGIGNLLALLPRLQLLTWGLQVMPVFFFVGGFSHALSYRSLERRAAGRPVYAVFLRARLRRLLRPTLVFVLVWAVLALAVQLAGADRGPLAAAALRMVTQPLWFIGIYLAMVALTPPLLRAHARWGWGAFAALAGAAALVDVLRFALHVPYAEFLNFAFVWLAVHQLGFLRADGRIRRPALLGGAGLAGAVLLVAAGPYPLSMVGMPGEKVSNMAPPTLALLCHGMWLVGAVQLLARPAAALLARPRVWRGVVAANGVAMTAFLWHLTAMLGVYAAQLALGLALPEPATAAWWAQVPVRILLAAGLTALLVACFRRFEAPSRTPAAAAGPATPAAGPAAALGTTLCLLGILGLSTTGLGGLLEGHTAVLIALPVTAPAAIGMALAGAWLVERSASARRVRLRG; this is encoded by the coding sequence ATGACAGCCAGCGCACGCGAACTCGCCGACGCCACCCCCGCCTCGCGGGACCGGTACGTGGACCTCCTCCGCGTCGCCTCCCTCGGGACCGTCGTCCTCGGCCACTGGCTGATGGCCGCCGTGAGCTCCGCCGGCATCGGGAACCTGCTCGCCCTGCTGCCCCGGCTCCAGCTGCTCACCTGGGGGCTCCAGGTGATGCCCGTCTTCTTCTTCGTCGGCGGGTTCAGCCACGCCCTCTCCTACCGCTCCCTGGAGCGCCGCGCCGCCGGCCGGCCCGTGTACGCCGTCTTCCTGCGCGCCCGGCTGCGCCGCCTGCTGCGGCCCACCCTGGTGTTCGTCCTGGTGTGGGCCGTCCTCGCCCTGGCCGTGCAGCTCGCCGGCGCCGACCGCGGCCCGCTGGCCGCAGCCGCGCTGCGGATGGTCACCCAGCCGCTGTGGTTCATCGGGATCTACCTCGCCATGGTGGCCCTCACCCCGCCCCTGCTGCGCGCCCACGCCCGCTGGGGATGGGGCGCATTCGCCGCCCTGGCGGGCGCCGCCGCGCTGGTCGACGTCCTGCGCTTCGCCCTGCACGTCCCGTACGCCGAGTTCCTGAACTTCGCCTTCGTCTGGCTCGCCGTCCACCAGCTCGGCTTCCTGCGCGCCGACGGCCGCATCCGCCGCCCCGCCCTCCTCGGCGGCGCCGGCCTCGCCGGGGCGGTGCTCCTCGTCGCCGCCGGGCCGTACCCGCTGTCGATGGTGGGGATGCCCGGCGAGAAGGTGTCCAACATGGCCCCGCCCACCCTCGCCCTGCTCTGCCACGGCATGTGGCTGGTCGGCGCCGTCCAGCTGCTCGCGCGCCCCGCCGCCGCCCTGCTCGCCCGGCCCCGCGTCTGGCGCGGGGTGGTCGCCGCCAACGGGGTCGCCATGACCGCGTTCCTGTGGCACCTCACCGCCATGCTCGGGGTGTACGCCGCCCAGCTCGCCCTCGGCCTCGCCCTGCCCGAGCCGGCCACCGCCGCCTGGTGGGCGCAGGTCCCGGTCAGGATCCTCCTCGCCGCCGGGCTCACCGCCCTCCTCGTGGCCTGCTTCCGCCGCTTCGAGGCACCCTCCCGCACCCCCGCCGCCGCGGCCGGCCCCGCCACCCCCGCCGCCGGCCCCGCCGCCGCCCTCGGCACCACCCTGTGCCTGCTGGGGATCCTCGGCCTGTCCACGACCGGCCTCGGCGGGCTCCTGGAGGGGCACACCGCCGTCCTCATCGCCCTCCCGGTCACCGCGCCCGCCGCCATCGGCATGGCCCTGGCGGGCGCCTGGCTGGTGGAACGGTCGGCGTCGGCGCGGAGGGTTAGGCTGAGGGGCTGA
- a CDS encoding PQQ-binding-like beta-propeller repeat protein translates to MSTPPPPSQPPSGGFGGPPPPPGPPPGQPPAAPQAPGTPPQQPPQPAQPPQSATQPAQPAMPPTAGQPGYGYPQQQPGYGYPQPGTLQAPAPAQPAAGGSNDLRNQLLIVGAAVLAMALIIGGGFWYTSGDAGGDKPPAASASGSPDPKGPALAGSEKAPANPKSKPLASATTQVSGDSVIGVDGSWLTDTTYVKSDLGKVVGYNLVDGGKKWELPLGANVCGATKHISDNKTAILFEEGPATADKKYPQCTQAGVVDLNTGKLVWSATAKSATGGDKPVAFSEITISGQTVAAGGLYGGAAWNLADGKPLWTPKTDAQGCYDLGYAGGEALAVLRKCGGNSDETLFAQALDPATGAPKYSYKLSAGIEWAGIISTKPLVIAANVGNTAKNATNVSDLFVLDDAGQLKARIGLSSGSYAPRCPATEVEQCTNMVVGNGKVYLPTYEHQGSSPTGRTNEIVSFDLDTGKATSDRADAGEKYVMYPLRMDGSNIIAYKVPPYDNGGQVVSLDGKTMKETVLMQNPAASRSQEAGFSPDRSELRYHNGRLFMSESLASKPYSDKEKDYLFISFAAN, encoded by the coding sequence ATGAGCACCCCGCCGCCCCCCAGCCAGCCGCCGTCCGGCGGTTTCGGCGGTCCCCCGCCGCCGCCCGGCCCGCCGCCGGGGCAGCCCCCGGCCGCCCCGCAGGCCCCCGGCACCCCGCCGCAGCAGCCCCCGCAGCCCGCGCAGCCTCCGCAGTCCGCCACCCAGCCCGCCCAGCCGGCCATGCCCCCGACGGCCGGCCAGCCCGGCTACGGCTACCCGCAGCAGCAGCCCGGCTACGGCTACCCGCAGCCGGGCACCCTCCAGGCCCCCGCCCCGGCGCAGCCCGCCGCAGGCGGCTCCAACGACCTGCGCAACCAGCTGCTGATCGTCGGCGCGGCCGTCCTGGCGATGGCCCTCATCATCGGCGGCGGCTTCTGGTACACCTCCGGCGACGCGGGCGGCGACAAGCCGCCCGCCGCCTCCGCGAGCGGCTCGCCCGACCCCAAGGGCCCGGCCCTGGCCGGCAGCGAGAAGGCCCCGGCCAACCCCAAGTCGAAGCCGCTGGCCAGCGCGACCACCCAGGTGTCCGGCGACAGCGTGATCGGCGTCGACGGCTCCTGGCTGACCGACACCACCTACGTCAAGTCCGACCTGGGCAAGGTCGTCGGCTACAACCTCGTCGACGGCGGCAAGAAGTGGGAACTCCCGCTCGGCGCCAACGTCTGCGGAGCCACCAAGCACATCAGCGACAACAAGACCGCCATCCTCTTCGAGGAGGGCCCGGCCACCGCCGACAAGAAGTACCCGCAGTGCACCCAGGCCGGCGTCGTCGACCTGAACACCGGCAAGCTGGTGTGGTCCGCCACCGCCAAGTCCGCCACCGGCGGCGACAAGCCGGTGGCCTTCAGCGAGATCACCATCAGCGGCCAGACCGTAGCCGCCGGCGGCCTGTACGGCGGCGCCGCCTGGAACCTCGCCGACGGCAAGCCCCTGTGGACCCCCAAGACCGACGCCCAGGGCTGCTACGACCTCGGCTACGCGGGCGGCGAAGCCCTCGCCGTCCTGCGCAAGTGCGGCGGCAACTCCGACGAGACCCTCTTCGCGCAGGCCCTCGACCCGGCCACCGGCGCGCCCAAGTACTCGTACAAGCTGTCCGCGGGCATCGAGTGGGCCGGCATCATCTCCACCAAGCCCCTCGTCATCGCCGCCAACGTCGGCAACACCGCGAAGAACGCCACCAACGTCAGCGACCTCTTCGTCCTCGACGACGCCGGCCAGCTCAAGGCCCGCATCGGCCTCTCCTCCGGCAGCTACGCGCCCCGCTGCCCGGCCACCGAGGTCGAGCAGTGCACCAACATGGTCGTCGGCAACGGCAAGGTCTACCTGCCCACGTACGAGCACCAGGGCTCCTCGCCCACCGGCCGCACCAACGAGATCGTCTCCTTCGACCTCGACACCGGCAAGGCCACCAGCGACCGCGCCGACGCGGGCGAGAAGTACGTCATGTACCCGCTGCGCATGGACGGGTCGAACATCATCGCCTACAAGGTGCCCCCGTACGACAACGGCGGGCAGGTCGTCAGCCTCGACGGCAAGACGATGAAGGAGACCGTCCTGATGCAGAACCCGGCCGCCAGCCGGAGCCAGGAGGCCGGCTTCTCCCCGGACCGCTCCGAACTGCGCTACCACAACGGCCGCCTGTTCATGTCCGAGAGCCTGGCCAGCAAGCCGTACTCCGACAAGGAGAAGGACTACCTGTTCATCTCCTTCGCCGCGAACTGA